Proteins from a single region of Actinomycetes bacterium:
- a CDS encoding glycosyltransferase family 4 protein gives MRILLLAPWFSTLARLWSVEFEDAGHQVLLITKPTHFESQEPLPNEVVLQERPASAAGLPEFLRVRRIVRDFDPDVILTESTRDYRLLALARGRPMVLTVHDARPHDATHVDPLRARALRNWQRSHAGSIATFSESVASLLSESGATRVRVVPLMSEMPDALRPATVPAQERRDFLLVGRLRPYKNLEVVLAGWRKFQRESPQSTDRLVVMGHGEVDEPMPANVIHIDGSYAFADAAPRLAAAKGSVCLYRNGSQSGAQLWSMQVGTAVIASRAGGLPEYQLPDLPVLGPDDVAGLHHQFRLLSDPEVAARLGERSSRYYQQHFSAQASAAALTDVLVEEARRWRQ, from the coding sequence CAAACCAACGCACTTTGAGTCTCAGGAACCCCTACCCAACGAAGTAGTGCTGCAGGAGCGGCCCGCATCCGCAGCGGGGCTCCCTGAATTCCTTCGGGTGCGAAGAATCGTGAGGGACTTCGATCCTGACGTGATCCTCACCGAGTCGACCCGGGACTACCGGCTGCTGGCGTTGGCTCGCGGCCGCCCCATGGTTCTCACCGTTCACGATGCGCGACCCCACGACGCGACTCATGTTGACCCGCTGCGAGCCCGAGCGCTGCGCAACTGGCAACGAAGCCATGCAGGCTCCATCGCGACCTTCAGCGAGTCGGTTGCTTCGTTGTTGTCTGAATCAGGGGCTACCCGGGTCCGAGTCGTCCCACTGATGAGCGAAATGCCTGATGCCTTGCGGCCAGCAACTGTTCCCGCGCAGGAGCGTCGGGACTTTCTTCTTGTCGGCCGCCTACGGCCATATAAGAACCTTGAAGTGGTGCTGGCCGGTTGGCGCAAGTTTCAACGGGAATCACCCCAATCGACCGATCGGCTGGTCGTGATGGGTCACGGCGAGGTAGATGAACCGATGCCCGCCAACGTCATTCACATTGATGGCTCCTACGCTTTCGCTGATGCGGCACCGCGGCTGGCCGCAGCCAAGGGCTCGGTCTGTCTCTACCGCAATGGATCTCAATCCGGTGCCCAGCTGTGGTCAATGCAGGTCGGCACCGCCGTGATCGCCAGCCGAGCCGGTGGGTTGCCGGAGTACCAACTACCCGATCTGCCGGTACTTGGTCCTGACGACGTAGCGGGGCTGCACCATCAGTTTCGATTATTGTCCGACCCAGAGGTAGCTGCCCGACTTGGTGAGAGAAGTTCCCGTTACTACCAGCAACACTTTAGTGCCCAGGCATCCGCTGCAGCTTTGACGGATGTCCTTGTCGAAGAAGCCCGGCGCTGGCGGCAGTAG